A region of Nitrospirota bacterium DNA encodes the following proteins:
- a CDS encoding arginine--tRNA ligase → MKKDLIAVLTTALETLNVSPLPVIEIETPREESFGDLSTPLAMGLARALKKAPKKIAEDIVNAIRERQIFEKIEIAGPGFINFTFTREYLAASFKELLKAERSFLRENVGQGRKVLIEYVSANPTGPLHIGHARGAAVGNALCNLLEESGYHIEREYYINDAGRQVKLLGMSVHAKYQQLLGIEAPFPEDGYRGQYIDDEATALHAERSDAFKGLPFEACGNEITTWTYRRMIELIRRDLGRFGIRDFDTWISEKEIFERGEVQQAIDDLQQKGFLYESGHALWFRSTDFRDDKDRVVIKSDGQHTYFASDIAYHKNKLDRHFDIIIDIWGADHHGYIPRIESVMQAYGYDIARFKVILVQMVNLLKHGEPFQMSKRAGTFVTLSDIMDLVGPDTTKFIFLTRKADSHLDFDLDVVTATTAENPVFYVQYANARINSIIANAREKGIDATDADLSFLSEPAEVGLIKKLLTYPMVLEGAARSFEPHRITFYLQELAAMFHTYYHNHRVVGDDPGLTSARLALCAGIKIVIGDALGILGVTAPEKM, encoded by the coding sequence ATGAAAAAAGACCTTATTGCCGTTTTGACAACAGCGCTTGAGACGCTCAATGTTTCCCCGCTGCCGGTCATCGAGATCGAGACGCCGCGCGAGGAATCCTTCGGCGATCTTTCAACGCCGCTCGCCATGGGACTCGCCAGGGCATTGAAGAAAGCCCCGAAAAAAATAGCAGAAGATATCGTGAATGCGATCAGGGAAAGGCAGATCTTTGAGAAGATCGAGATCGCAGGTCCCGGATTCATCAACTTCACCTTTACCCGGGAATATCTCGCGGCATCGTTCAAAGAACTTCTGAAGGCGGAAAGATCATTCCTGCGCGAAAATGTAGGACAGGGCCGCAAGGTGCTGATCGAATATGTGAGCGCCAACCCGACCGGGCCGCTTCATATCGGCCATGCCAGGGGCGCAGCAGTCGGCAATGCGCTCTGCAATCTGCTCGAGGAATCGGGGTACCATATCGAGCGCGAGTACTACATCAATGATGCAGGCAGGCAGGTGAAACTCCTCGGCATGTCTGTGCATGCCAAATATCAGCAGCTTCTCGGCATTGAGGCTCCGTTTCCTGAAGACGGGTACCGGGGTCAGTATATTGATGACGAAGCAACAGCACTCCATGCGGAGAGGAGCGACGCATTCAAAGGCCTCCCCTTTGAGGCCTGCGGCAATGAAATTACGACATGGACATACAGGCGGATGATCGAACTCATCAGGCGAGACCTCGGCCGCTTCGGCATCAGGGACTTTGATACCTGGATCAGTGAAAAAGAGATCTTCGAAAGAGGCGAGGTCCAACAGGCGATCGATGACCTGCAGCAAAAGGGCTTTTTGTACGAAAGCGGCCATGCGCTCTGGTTCCGTTCCACGGATTTTCGTGACGACAAGGACCGCGTCGTGATCAAAAGCGACGGGCAGCACACGTATTTTGCCTCTGACATTGCGTACCACAAGAACAAGCTCGACAGACATTTTGACATCATCATAGACATCTGGGGCGCTGACCATCACGGGTACATCCCGAGGATCGAATCGGTGATGCAGGCATATGGGTACGACATTGCACGGTTCAAGGTGATCCTTGTGCAGATGGTCAATCTCCTGAAGCACGGAGAGCCTTTCCAGATGTCAAAGCGGGCAGGCACCTTTGTAACCCTGAGCGACATAATGGACCTTGTCGGTCCTGACACGACCAAATTCATCTTTCTTACCAGAAAGGCAGACAGCCATCTCGATTTCGACCTCGACGTCGTGACCGCGACCACTGCGGAGAATCCGGTCTTTTATGTGCAATATGCCAATGCCAGGATCAACAGCATCATCGCCAATGCACGGGAAAAGGGCATCGATGCAACGGATGCAGACCTCTCCTTCCTGTCTGAGCCTGCAGAGGTCGGTCTTATCAAGAAACTTCTGACCTACCCCATGGTCCTCGAAGGCGCAGCACGCTCCTTTGAGCCGCACCGGATAACCTTCTATCTCCAGGAATTAGCCGCCATGTTCCACACCTACTACCATAACCACCGGGTCGTCGGCGATGACCCCGGTCTGACCAGCGCCCGCCTCGCCCTCTGCGCAGGCATCAAGATCGTCATCGGCGATGCACTCGGCATCCTCGGCGTTACTGCGCCGGAAAAGATGTAA
- a CDS encoding Rne/Rng family ribonuclease codes for MNRTKRIRNNEVKVKKRILINAAHSEEKRVAIVEGDALIDFYVETAGKEHLKGNIYKAKVVRVEPGLQAAFVDFGQKKHGFLQLREIKPEFYQHTVEGSKKPRMQDVIAKGHELIVQVEKDERDNKGASLTTYLSIPGRYIVMMPGQEKVGVSRKIEDREDRGRLKEIFNSLKLPKKMGFILRTAGSDKTEEDLDNDLKYLTKLWAKIQAESKKVHAPALIYKEQDFAVKTVRDYLTSDVDEVLIDDPEAFKNTKEFLRKTVPWRKINIRQYKDKKPIFACHNIEGQIAKIHERFVYLPSRGYIVIDKTEALTAIDVNSGRSRKEEHIEATALNTNLEAADEIARQLRFRDLGGLVVIDFIDMESSKNRREVEQRLKDAMSPDKAHFETTPISKFGIVEMTRERMRPAYQESSHHKCELCGGTGVVKSAEMAAVAALREMHVQATKEGAKEITCRLPVESMNYMINTWRSDIAATEKEFGITVALIADPKLLTGQYKIETDRPEPPKEHVRPEQKHAQQKQSQQKQIPQKHAKAAEPAQAEEPTEQAGAVNEAVPALPQEQKRRRKRRPRRGKKRPAGGEVSSSESSAAASEDTVHDPIQEGV; via the coding sequence ATGAACCGGACAAAAAGAATACGGAACAACGAGGTGAAGGTGAAGAAAAGAATACTGATTAACGCTGCTCATTCCGAGGAGAAGCGCGTGGCTATTGTGGAAGGCGACGCCCTGATCGACTTCTATGTCGAGACCGCAGGCAAGGAGCATCTCAAAGGCAATATTTATAAGGCGAAAGTGGTGAGGGTGGAGCCGGGCCTGCAGGCTGCTTTTGTTGATTTCGGCCAGAAGAAGCACGGTTTCCTCCAGCTTCGCGAGATAAAACCCGAATTTTATCAGCACACGGTCGAAGGCAGCAAGAAGCCGAGGATGCAGGACGTCATAGCAAAGGGTCATGAGCTTATCGTACAGGTCGAGAAGGACGAACGGGACAACAAGGGCGCAAGTCTGACCACCTATCTCTCTATCCCCGGCAGGTACATCGTCATGATGCCCGGCCAGGAAAAGGTTGGCGTATCGAGGAAGATCGAGGACCGGGAGGACAGGGGCAGACTGAAGGAGATCTTCAATTCCCTGAAACTTCCGAAGAAGATGGGCTTTATCCTGCGGACCGCAGGCAGCGACAAGACAGAAGAGGACCTTGATAATGACCTGAAGTACCTGACCAAGCTCTGGGCAAAAATACAGGCAGAATCAAAGAAGGTGCATGCGCCGGCGCTTATCTATAAGGAACAGGATTTTGCAGTTAAGACCGTTCGTGATTATCTCACCTCGGATGTCGATGAGGTCCTGATCGATGATCCGGAGGCGTTCAAGAACACCAAGGAATTCCTTCGAAAGACCGTTCCCTGGCGCAAGATAAACATCAGGCAGTACAAGGACAAGAAACCAATCTTCGCATGCCATAACATCGAGGGACAGATCGCCAAGATCCATGAGCGCTTTGTGTACCTTCCTTCCCGCGGGTATATTGTGATCGACAAGACCGAGGCACTGACCGCAATTGATGTCAACTCTGGAAGGTCCCGCAAGGAGGAGCATATCGAGGCAACAGCGCTCAATACGAACCTTGAGGCTGCTGATGAGATAGCCCGGCAGCTCAGGTTTCGCGATCTGGGAGGACTTGTGGTGATTGATTTTATCGACATGGAATCCTCCAAGAACCGGCGTGAGGTCGAGCAGCGTCTGAAGGATGCGATGAGCCCGGACAAGGCTCATTTTGAGACGACCCCCATTTCGAAGTTCGGTATTGTCGAGATGACCCGGGAGCGTATGCGGCCTGCGTACCAGGAGTCGAGCCACCATAAGTGCGAGCTCTGCGGAGGCACCGGTGTTGTCAAGAGCGCCGAGATGGCAGCGGTCGCTGCACTCCGTGAGATGCATGTGCAGGCAACAAAGGAAGGTGCCAAAGAGATCACCTGCCGTCTCCCGGTCGAGAGCATGAACTATATGATCAATACCTGGCGGTCTGATATTGCGGCCACGGAAAAAGAATTCGGCATTACGGTCGCCCTGATCGCTGACCCGAAGCTCCTGACCGGCCAGTACAAAATCGAAACAGACAGACCTGAACCGCCGAAAGAGCATGTCCGGCCTGAACAGAAGCATGCCCAGCAGAAGCAGTCACAGCAGAAACAGATTCCCCAGAAACATGCGAAGGCGGCTGAACCTGCTCAGGCTGAGGAACCGACAGAACAGGCAGGCGCGGTGAACGAAGCTGTGCCTGCTCTGCCGCAGGAGCAGAAGAGACGCAGAAAGCGGAGACCCCGCAGAGGGAAAAAGCGTCCGGCAGGAGGCGAGGTTTCTTCTTCGGAGTCGTCGGCAGCTGCCTCTGAGGATACGGTCCATGACCCGATTCAGGAAGGCGTCTGA
- a CDS encoding branched-chain amino acid transaminase yields the protein MIKKSDKIWMDGKLVDWDKAQVHVLTHTLHYGLGMFEGIRCYKTDKGSAIFRLDEHVDRLFASAHIFNIEIPFSKKEIRDAIIKTVKVNKLKECYIRPLVYIGYGAMGLYPKGNPISVAIAAWPWGAYLGDEGIDRGIRIQVSSFTRHHVNSSMTRAKVCGYYVNSQIAKKEAIAGGFDEALLLDPEGYVSEGSGENIFIVRDGQIKTTPLTTILEGITRDSIMRIARDNKIPVVEERFTRDEIYIADEAFFTGTAAEVTPIREIDNRKIGTGSRGRITKKLQSVFFDVVKGKNRKYDSWLTRI from the coding sequence ATGATAAAGAAATCAGACAAAATATGGATGGACGGAAAACTTGTTGACTGGGACAAGGCACAGGTCCACGTACTTACGCATACGCTGCACTATGGCCTCGGCATGTTCGAGGGTATTCGCTGCTATAAGACAGACAAAGGCTCAGCGATCTTCAGACTTGACGAACATGTCGACAGGCTCTTCGCATCAGCCCATATCTTTAACATCGAGATACCCTTTTCCAAAAAAGAGATCAGGGATGCGATCATCAAGACCGTCAAGGTCAATAAGCTGAAAGAATGTTACATCAGACCGCTCGTGTATATCGGGTACGGGGCCATGGGGCTCTATCCGAAGGGAAATCCGATCAGCGTTGCCATAGCTGCCTGGCCGTGGGGCGCATACCTTGGCGATGAAGGCATCGACAGGGGTATCAGGATCCAGGTCTCTTCTTTCACACGGCACCATGTGAATTCTTCCATGACGCGGGCAAAGGTCTGCGGTTATTACGTGAATTCCCAGATCGCCAAGAAAGAGGCTATTGCCGGCGGGTTTGACGAGGCGCTGCTTCTTGACCCTGAAGGCTATGTCTCTGAAGGCAGCGGCGAGAATATCTTTATTGTCCGCGACGGACAGATCAAGACCACGCCTCTTACCACCATTTTGGAGGGCATCACACGAGACAGCATTATGAGGATAGCGCGGGACAATAAGATCCCGGTTGTGGAGGAGCGGTTCACCCGTGACGAGATCTACATAGCGGACGAAGCATTTTTTACCGGCACTGCAGCTGAAGTGACGCCCATCAGGGAGATCGACAACAGGAAGATCGGCACAGGAAGCCGCGGCAGGATCACAAAAAAACTGCAGTCCGTATTCTTTGATGTCGTCAAGGGCAAGAACAGGAAATACGATTCCTGGCTTACGAGAATTTAA
- a CDS encoding cytochrome c3 family protein has product MKKTVLFVALLVIVAFVGSALAVPPGKNVEFAGGSAGKVVFDGKTHADKGLKCNDCHTKIFPMKKGGKYLMADMNAGKNCGECHNGTKAFKTSDAANCGKCHKK; this is encoded by the coding sequence ATGAAGAAGACAGTATTATTTGTAGCTCTGCTTGTTATTGTAGCATTCGTAGGCAGCGCGCTTGCAGTTCCTCCGGGAAAGAACGTTGAGTTCGCAGGCGGCAGCGCAGGAAAGGTCGTGTTTGATGGCAAGACCCACGCTGACAAGGGCCTGAAGTGCAACGACTGCCACACCAAGATCTTCCCGATGAAGAAGGGTGGCAAATACCTTATGGCTGACATGAACGCAGGCAAGAATTGCGGCGAGTGCCATAACGGCACCAAGGCATTCAAGACCAGCGACGCAGCGAACTGCGGAAAGTGCCACAAGAAATAA
- the tatA gene encoding twin-arginine translocase TatA/TatE family subunit produces the protein MFGLGLPEMIVVLVIALVFFGPSKLPSAGKSLGEAIRNFKKGIAEGVIEDKTKIEGK, from the coding sequence ATGTTCGGACTCGGATTGCCTGAGATGATCGTTGTGTTGGTGATAGCGCTTGTATTCTTCGGCCCCAGCAAGCTGCCTTCTGCAGGGAAAAGCCTCGGTGAGGCGATCAGGAACTTCAAAAAGGGCATCGCTGAGGGAGTAATCGAGGACAAGACAAAGATAGAAGGCAAGTAG
- the guaB gene encoding IMP dehydrogenase, giving the protein MRDKIKPGLTFDDVLLLPAKSEVLPRDVNIHTHLTPKIRLNVPLLTSAMDTVTEASMAIAIAREGGIGIVHRAMAPDRQAFEIDKVKKSESGMIIDPITVSPDSPVSEATGLMERYKISGVPVTVNGKLVGILTNRDLRFEKHYSKKVSEIMTKTKLVTAGVGTTLDEAKDLLNKYKIEKLPIVDKDYRLKGLITIKDIEKRRKYPNSCKDKMGRLMVGAAIGTGQDTMKRVELLVAAGVDVLVIDTAHGHSNAVISTLKAIKKKYDIEIIAGNVATAEGTLDLIRAGADAVKIGIGPGSICTTRIVAGAGVPQLTAIMDCYAVANRNKIPIIADGGIKYSGDIAKALAAGASSVMIGSLFAGTDESPGEVVLFQGRSYKVYRGMGSIGAMTQGAKDRYQQEGVETQKLVPEGVEGRVPHKGSLAQTAHQLLGGLRSGMGYCGAKNLADFRKKARFVQITNAGLRESHVHDVIITKEAPNYRPEW; this is encoded by the coding sequence ATGCGTGACAAGATCAAACCAGGATTAACCTTTGACGATGTCCTGTTGCTTCCTGCCAAGTCAGAAGTGCTGCCGAGGGACGTTAATATTCATACCCATCTGACGCCAAAGATCAGGCTGAATGTTCCCCTGCTCACCTCTGCCATGGACACGGTAACCGAGGCATCCATGGCGATAGCTATTGCCCGGGAGGGCGGCATTGGCATTGTCCACAGGGCCATGGCGCCGGACCGGCAGGCCTTTGAGATCGACAAGGTAAAAAAATCTGAAAGCGGCATGATCATAGACCCTATCACGGTCTCTCCTGACTCACCTGTTTCAGAGGCCACAGGCCTTATGGAACGGTATAAGATCTCAGGCGTCCCGGTCACGGTCAATGGAAAATTGGTCGGCATCCTGACGAACAGGGACCTCAGATTTGAGAAGCATTACAGCAAAAAAGTATCTGAGATCATGACAAAAACCAAACTCGTTACCGCAGGGGTCGGCACGACGCTTGATGAAGCAAAAGACCTCCTCAACAAGTACAAGATCGAGAAACTTCCGATCGTAGACAAGGATTACAGGCTCAAAGGCCTGATCACGATAAAGGACATAGAGAAGAGAAGAAAATACCCGAACTCCTGCAAGGACAAAATGGGCAGACTCATGGTCGGCGCTGCCATAGGCACAGGCCAGGATACCATGAAGCGGGTCGAACTCCTGGTCGCTGCAGGTGTTGACGTTCTTGTCATTGATACCGCACATGGCCATTCCAATGCAGTCATATCCACGCTGAAAGCCATAAAAAAGAAATATGATATCGAGATCATTGCAGGAAATGTTGCAACGGCTGAAGGCACGCTTGACCTTATCAGGGCGGGCGCTGATGCAGTAAAGATCGGCATCGGTCCCGGCTCGATCTGCACAACGCGCATTGTTGCAGGAGCGGGTGTTCCGCAGCTGACTGCCATTATGGACTGCTATGCTGTGGCAAACAGAAATAAGATCCCGATCATCGCAGACGGCGGCATCAAATATTCTGGTGACATTGCCAAGGCTCTTGCCGCAGGTGCGAGTTCGGTCATGATCGGCAGCCTGTTCGCCGGCACCGATGAATCACCGGGCGAGGTCGTTCTCTTTCAGGGAAGAAGCTATAAGGTATACCGCGGCATGGGCTCGATCGGGGCCATGACCCAGGGAGCAAAGGACCGTTACCAGCAGGAAGGCGTAGAAACGCAGAAGCTGGTCCCTGAAGGCGTTGAAGGCAGAGTGCCGCACAAGGGTTCTCTGGCCCAGACCGCTCATCAGCTATTAGGCGGCCTTCGTTCAGGTATGGGTTACTGCGGGGCAAAAAATCTTGCTGATTTCCGCAAAAAGGCACGTTTTGTTCAGATCACCAATGCAGGACTGAGGGAAAGTCACGTGCATGACGTCATAATCACCAAGGAGGCTCCCAATTACCGGCCAGAGTGGTAG
- a CDS encoding acetate--CoA ligase family protein has product MLDTLFYPKSVAVIGASQDSQKVGFAILNNLQKFGYQDKIFPINPKADQILGIKTYKSIFDVPEEIDLAVVSIPAAMVPDCIRDCIKRGIRSAVIISAGFKEAGSAGILLEEELKALRKTGDIRILGPNCLGIINTTNDLNATFAAGMLPKGRLAFFSQSGALGIAILDWAIGNKIGFSKFISLGNKADLNETDFIEYFMQDPETDIILGYIEDVVEGRRFLEIAKKATKVKPIILVKSGGTQAGARAASSHTGALAGSENAFNAAFKQTGVIRAEGVEDLFESALAFHFGKLPKGNNLLIITNAGGPGIIAADMAEKLGINLPQLSRETIEQLMTALPKNASLYNPVDIIGDATSERYAAAIERTLNDPNVDGMLIILTPQAMVNVEETAKTVIESSMKTDKPLIASFMGEERVRSSVAMLKAAAITNFSYPEPAVKSFRKLYNYALWKKKEEDLSFCPEVNRDAVAEIIRKARVNGQIQFAEDSAREILMHYGFRFPTKQLTKIPNEAANAAAAIGFPVVMKISSPDILHKTDIGGVKLNINSKKEAKDAFTAITLNARKFMPKAFINGVTVYETVPKGKEVILGITFDRTFGHMIMFGLGGIYVEVLKDVSFRIVPVSLSAASEMIHEIRTIQLLQGVRGEQPADLDAIARSIVRLSMLATDFPLIHELDINPLVVLNNGAVALDSRIILSHEDKGGT; this is encoded by the coding sequence GTGCTTGATACACTTTTCTATCCAAAGTCAGTTGCTGTCATCGGCGCGTCGCAGGACTCCCAGAAGGTCGGCTTTGCGATCCTGAATAACCTCCAAAAGTTCGGGTATCAGGATAAGATCTTTCCGATCAATCCCAAGGCAGACCAGATCCTCGGCATCAAGACATACAAAAGCATCTTTGACGTTCCTGAAGAGATCGACCTAGCCGTTGTCTCGATCCCTGCTGCCATGGTACCGGACTGCATCAGGGACTGCATAAAAAGAGGAATCAGGTCAGCGGTCATCATCAGCGCCGGATTCAAGGAGGCTGGCTCTGCAGGCATACTGCTTGAGGAAGAGCTTAAAGCCCTCAGAAAGACCGGCGATATCCGGATACTCGGCCCGAACTGTCTTGGCATCATCAATACCACAAATGACCTGAATGCCACCTTTGCAGCAGGCATGCTCCCCAAAGGCAGACTTGCATTCTTCTCCCAGTCAGGGGCGCTCGGTATTGCGATACTCGACTGGGCCATCGGCAACAAGATCGGCTTTTCAAAGTTCATCAGTCTCGGCAACAAGGCTGACCTGAACGAGACGGACTTCATAGAATATTTTATGCAGGACCCTGAGACAGACATCATCCTTGGGTATATCGAGGATGTGGTCGAGGGCAGGAGGTTCCTTGAGATCGCCAAAAAAGCCACAAAGGTCAAACCTATCATCCTTGTCAAATCCGGCGGCACGCAGGCTGGAGCCCGCGCTGCATCGTCCCATACCGGTGCGCTTGCGGGCTCTGAAAATGCGTTTAACGCTGCGTTCAAACAGACCGGGGTGATCAGGGCAGAAGGCGTAGAAGACCTTTTTGAGTCAGCATTGGCATTTCATTTCGGCAAGCTGCCCAAAGGGAATAACCTGCTTATTATCACGAATGCGGGCGGCCCTGGCATTATCGCTGCAGATATGGCGGAAAAGCTCGGTATTAATCTGCCGCAGCTTTCCAGGGAAACGATCGAACAGCTTATGACCGCGCTTCCGAAGAACGCATCGCTCTATAACCCGGTTGACATCATCGGCGATGCGACATCTGAGCGGTACGCTGCGGCGATCGAGCGCACGCTGAATGACCCGAATGTGGACGGCATGCTGATCATTCTCACGCCGCAGGCTATGGTGAATGTTGAGGAGACTGCAAAGACCGTGATCGAGTCGTCGATGAAGACCGACAAGCCCCTGATCGCGAGCTTCATGGGAGAGGAAAGGGTGCGGTCGTCAGTGGCCATGCTCAAGGCTGCAGCGATAACGAATTTTTCCTATCCTGAGCCTGCAGTGAAGTCGTTCAGGAAACTCTACAACTACGCACTCTGGAAGAAGAAGGAAGAGGATCTGTCTTTCTGTCCTGAAGTGAACCGGGATGCTGTTGCAGAGATCATCAGAAAGGCACGTGTGAATGGGCAGATACAGTTTGCAGAGGACAGTGCGCGCGAGATCCTGATGCACTATGGGTTCAGGTTCCCGACGAAGCAGCTGACAAAGATACCGAATGAGGCTGCAAATGCTGCCGCTGCCATTGGGTTTCCGGTCGTCATGAAGATCTCATCGCCTGATATTCTCCACAAGACCGATATCGGCGGGGTGAAGCTCAATATCAATTCCAAAAAAGAGGCAAAGGATGCCTTTACCGCCATCACCCTGAATGCCAGGAAATTCATGCCCAAGGCGTTCATCAACGGCGTAACGGTGTATGAGACAGTGCCGAAGGGCAAAGAGGTGATTCTCGGCATCACCTTTGACAGGACCTTTGGCCATATGATCATGTTCGGCCTTGGCGGTATTTATGTTGAGGTATTAAAGGATGTTTCGTTCAGGATCGTGCCGGTCAGCCTTTCAGCGGCGAGTGAGATGATCCATGAGATCAGGACGATCCAGCTTCTTCAGGGTGTTCGCGGAGAGCAGCCTGCTGATCTTGATGCCATTGCCCGGAGCATTGTGAGGCTCTCGATGCTCGCAACGGATTTTCCGCTGATACATGAGCTTGATATCAATCCCCTTGTCGTTTTGAATAATGGGGCTGTAGCCCTTGACTCAAGGATCATCCTCAGTCATGAAGATAAAGGAGGTACGTAA
- a CDS encoding phosphotransacetylase family protein codes for MHYLYIASTTGFSGKSLITLGLGLMLKEKGLSIGYIKPYGKIPLQQGTGIVDADADFLRKALDISEPAEIVSPFVVTYELQNNLLKGRPSDKFDDINRAISSITNKDLVLVNGAADLYEGVTFGIHGLKLIRHLKARTLIVEPWNGDSSIDAIVGAKELLGQDFMGAVINKVPDAVHEHIKQSVRPFLEKRGIAVFAALQKDMLLDAITVRQLNEILGGKVLCCEEGLDAFVESFSIGAMDVDSALKYFRRTPNKAVITGAHRSDIQLAALETSTRCIILTGGLYTNDVIIGKAKLTNTPIISVHEDTFATVQKIESVMGKISIREQKKVQKTEEIMQKEFDIARLLKELKVR; via the coding sequence ATGCATTACCTGTATATAGCGTCCACTACAGGGTTCTCAGGCAAGAGCCTGATCACTCTGGGACTCGGCCTTATGTTGAAGGAAAAGGGTCTTTCGATCGGGTACATCAAACCATACGGCAAGATCCCCCTGCAGCAGGGCACAGGCATTGTTGACGCTGATGCCGATTTCCTGAGAAAAGCGCTCGATATCAGCGAGCCCGCAGAGATTGTCTCTCCCTTTGTCGTGACCTATGAGCTTCAGAATAACCTTCTGAAAGGCAGACCCTCGGATAAGTTCGATGATATTAACAGGGCGATTTCTTCTATTACGAACAAAGATCTGGTGCTGGTCAACGGTGCGGCTGATCTTTACGAAGGAGTTACCTTTGGTATTCATGGTCTGAAGCTGATCCGTCACCTTAAGGCAAGGACGCTGATCGTAGAGCCCTGGAATGGCGATAGTTCGATTGACGCAATTGTCGGCGCAAAGGAGTTGCTCGGTCAGGACTTTATGGGTGCCGTGATCAATAAGGTGCCCGATGCGGTCCATGAGCATATAAAACAATCTGTCCGTCCTTTCCTCGAAAAAAGGGGCATTGCGGTATTTGCTGCTCTCCAGAAGGATATGCTGCTTGATGCGATAACCGTGCGGCAGTTGAACGAGATCCTCGGCGGCAAGGTGCTCTGCTGCGAAGAGGGTCTGGATGCATTCGTTGAATCATTTTCGATCGGAGCCATGGATGTAGACAGTGCTTTGAAATATTTCAGGCGGACACCGAACAAGGCTGTCATTACCGGCGCACACCGCTCTGATATTCAGCTTGCAGCGCTTGAGACCTCGACCCGATGCATTATCCTGACCGGCGGGCTCTATACGAACGACGTGATCATCGGCAAGGCAAAATTGACCAACACGCCGATCATTTCAGTGCATGAGGACACGTTTGCAACGGTGCAGAAGATCGAATCAGTGATGGGCAAGATCAGTATCAGGGAGCAGAAGAAGGTGCAGAAGACAGAAGAGATCATGCAGAAAGAGTTTGATATTGCACGGCTGCTGAAAGAACTGAAAGTCAGATAA